TAAGATCCGTAATGTAATGAaacttacacgatttttctttcAGGGCAATttgtttggttttttttttctaaatttttctttaGAGTAACTTGATGCAAAATAATTGATAACCGATGATTTTTTATAATCATAAACCAACAGGTATGCGATGTTAACAGAAACCAGTATACTTATGTATTACTCTATTACCCTCATTTAGGCTCTGACGCGGTCGAGTAATTTAGGAACAAAGTGTTgcaattcattttaatttcaaagcAGATTTCCGCATTTGCCACAGTAATCTAAATTGATCAGTGATTGTGACAAAGAATGCCGTAACACCACGGATACTGGTTTACCCACTGTTCGTTGAACAAAAATATCATGTGTGAAATTGTGAATGCAAAAGGCATGACAACTATTGACAAAAAATTAAGGGGGGCAGCTTTGTCGTATCTGGGAGGCAAAGAAAAGTTTGCATgtaataatttacatttattcACAGACATGTAATACATATTCGTTCAGGTACACTTCGTTGCTTTGGATATAACATAACTTAACTTCTATCAAGACCTATGTGTATTTTTACATACAATGTATGCAAAAACACACAAGCGCCGTGAGTAACTAAGGTTACCTATACACGTAGAAGCTATCGATAATAAGTAGCACTGATCAGTGCTTGGTTCTGATGGTCAGCTTGTGGCCATCCAGAGAGATGGGGCCGGCGGTCCATCGGCGGACGATGTTGCCCTTGTGGCCATAGGTGGCGCCAGAGAGGTGTACCCAGGGGGAAGGCGCGGGGGGCAGGATCGGGTACACGTCGTACGGAGCGATGATTGGTGCAGTGTCAATCACGGGGGTGATAAGCGGGCTGTGGACGATCGGCTCAGGGTCTATGGCTGCTATGGGTGCGACGGGGACGATCGGTGCAATCGGCGCGTGCGCAATAGGAGCGTGCGCGATCGGAGCGTGCACTATCGGGGCAGCAACGGGTAATCCAATCGAATGCACGTTAGGGCCGGTCCTCTTTACAACGGCGTTGAATCCATGCACCGAATCGGCAGTGTACTCTACTAGGCGCACGTTGCCGTCGGGCTCGACGAGAGAATACGCGCCACGGACGACGTCGCCGTCCCTCGTCTCCCACTGGCCCTTGTTGTCGCCAGTCGACGGGTCGTTGACCGCGTAGTTGAAACCGTAGCTTGGGTTTGGCTGCAGGATTAAACAGCATGGTCAGTGTATACGGTCGGCCAGATATGCTCCGCTTGCTTGGAAACAAATTCAATTTTCTACTTACTATTTTCTCGACAGTGGCGTATGGTAAGTAGGATAGCGTCGCCGGTGGGTTTGCTGCTGCAACAGCAGCGAATGCCAAAAGGCAGGTGGCCtgcaaaaaataatatgaaCTATAAGGTTAATATGCCAAACATGAAGTAACGCTACATGATGTGTCGGTTAAAATCACTCCAAGGGGCACAGAAATGTTTATTAATAAGACTCCTAAAAATCAGAGTTACTCTTGAACTCTAGCATACGCTCTGTTTTCTCGGCCCTTCTCGTTTCTTTCCAATTGACTGAGTCAACCAACAAACGACGCACTGAGCGACAAAGTGAGTCACGTCACGAATGCTCGTGAAAGGTGtccagtggccgtattgtctaatgcccAGACGCTCGCAATAGCAtttactatctctttctacccttatctTACACCGTGtcacagaaagaagtggtgaaaacgattctGATTCCgaatgcgttagacaataaggagTCTGGTTCAGTTAGACTAAAGCTTTGGAACTAATGGAGTCAGCTCGGACTGACTGTCTCAATTCAAGTCTCGAAAGAAAAGAAGTGCATCCCTTCGAGAGTCGAAAAGCCTTAAAATTACTGGATTTACGGAAGACCCCTCAAATTTGGCAAAATATCCAAGGATAAAATATTTACCGCGAAATATGTGTTCATGTTGCTGACAAGGTTTTCCAGTGAGCGAACGAAGTGCACTGATGCCATTGTCACTTCCCGCCTGCATTATATACTACACTAATTATTCGACCCGGCCGCGGTCCAGTTTTGTCAAACATCTGGCCACGGATGATTTGACTCGGCCGTTTTTTTACttgcaaattttattccctGCACTTAGTTTACACGTAACGCAATTATACAAATTAACATTCACATTGCAAGCGAAATTGGTATGTATTagcataatttattttgattattagaCAAATTTGTGATAATCATtgcattaactttaaaaaacctTCCTTATAAAACCACATGGATTTAGAtgttcaggtttttttttatttacaaatttttcaGTTTTTCACTTCAGCTATGTCTACttaataaataagataaaatgGCTATGAAATACCTCTTTTTTTCTCTCAAGGTTGACGAAGATAGGACCTATTTAATCATTTGCTTCGAGTGTTAAATGATAGACTGTGTATTTCACAATTCTCAGCCAACGATAGCTGAAAATTAATAGAAGAagtgcaatttaaattttacgaGGCGTTAACTTCTATAATTAACCCCTTTTCAGGCGTAGTTTTGAGTTACTGTCAATTACTAGTGAGTGTAGCCTAAGAGCCTAACATTCTGCATCAGATGGTATAAACAACTCGGTACTGATGGTAAAAATAAGtccaagagtttttttttaaatactgacTTGCCTTAAGAGGGCAGTATATCGATCCCAATATTCTTGCTCCCTTTTACAATActgtacaaaatcaattgaatttgttaaaaatatattagctTTCAAATTAATATTTCAGATAAACAACACAAAACTATGGTTCATTTTGTAAAAGCAGATCTGAATTGGCGAGGTCcgaaaaaagttaaataacaaCGTGGTCATTTATAGGTTTCATTGTACCAgtcattaattttttttcgtgCCTGCCTTTAGCTGTAGGAATTCCCttgaagaaaatttaaaaatatttttattttttatagctctgggtaaaaaaaagtaaaaactgtAACCCCAACCAGACCCTTCGAGTCCTAAACCCTTAAACCATATTTTAGCTCTTATCTGAAAAACtatattaaatgtaaaataataaatatttgctttgaaataaatttcTTGGCTGATGAATGACGTCACGGTTCGTTAttcccatacaaaatctataaaatcACGTCTTGATagcttataaaaaatatttcaatcaaTTGTTGGTGGCAAATACAGAATATTTCGTTTGGAAGGGGAATCTGAAAAAAACTCACTAGTTTCTATTTCAGGGATACCGGTTTACCTAAGTAGGTCTATAGCTACACTATCCTCGATCGACACAGGCTGTTTTTTGTGCATCAAAAGTACAAAATTTCCGCGAGACGCAAAGTTGCGGGCAATACTTACATCAATTATCGTACAATACTATCTGCATATGGCAAGGTTCGAATACGTAACCTCTTGCTTCGAGTTCGTAGTAAGGGCACTCTATGGCTATCGAGTCTTCACAGtcttaaattaatatttcaccgtttttatgtttttaaggttccgtaacCGAAAGGTAaagaacggaaccctattacgaTTGTCTCGCTGTCCGTCTGCCACAGAGCTGTATCTCGAGACccgtaatagatagacagctgaaatttatatgtatatgtgttttttttgttaccactacaacaacaaaaataaaaagaggGGAGTCCCATACAAGAAATGTATTACTTttcattttgtttacatttgctTTAAATTATCCTCATGCCCTCTGATAAATTGACTAAACAATGACATACTAGAACCGTATTGTTTACGGCTCTACTTTATGACCTATAAAAAGGTACCCTCGGTGCgtgagtccaactcgcacttggccagtctTTAAATGAAttctttaaataaaagcttctgaTGTTATAAGCTCTACGAAATTTGGTACTGTTCGTTGattcataatttttatattgtttatacttaagtaaatacgagtatgtaattaactaataataatataattatgtcttGATATGtgtatttacaaaaatgttttttttttcatcaggctaattttataacattacATTTATCTTAATTTGTGTATCTCAACTCTGTCAGTCAGCCACAAAATGTTCTTGTATGTTTCATTCAGTATGGATAATACATATGCTCGTGTTTGCGGGGGCGCTGTCGTGGCTAGGCGCCAGATTTATCCAAATAGGGATGGtgacgccattaaaaaataatttaaaggcacgactccagtaaaaaaagctttatttttaaattagatttgttgttgctttaaaacaaataattagttagttgattgagttggcgaagaaatagcgacttatgacgtcataagtcgctattgccattgaaactctatgggagaattgttttgacagctcataaaaagtacgtcagttgattggtggtgtcaagtcaacatccctattgtcaTTCATGAATAGATTGCTTTAAACCATATGTATATCTTAAAAAAGCTAGCTCCATCCTGCGAAATCGCTTCAGAGGAAGAACAAAATTTACTAGCTCTCTATCTCATGGAATTCAAGAAAAATCTTTTCTAAGTGCGCCTCCTTTATCCTGAAAGGACATGACTGCCGAATTCCAACAGTatgtatacacacacacatacacacggaCAGTCTACTAAACTTTAGACTGTAGGTACGCTGTCTGTCAGCCAGCCAGTGACGTAACTCTTATGTACGCATAGATAAATCACACCAAAGAGGGGTAGTGAATGCGTTACGGGGcgtttatttacatacttattcCAGATCATAAAACAgctaggtaataaaataatgatgtaAGTCGttaaaatgctttatttacACATTGCATTGGTACAGCACATACATTATCAAGTATTTCCCATTTCAATAGGTAGATAAATAAAGACTAGAGTCCTCCACTCTCAGGCATCAGGTACCGTAGCGTAGCATAACGCTTACCATTATGAATTTACCCCCAACcgtctatttttaaaattaaataaatcgtATAATAGCATTCTAATGTTTCGTTTTCAAAACAAGTTTTCTACCGGCCAGGGAGATGGGTCCAGTAGCCCACTTGACGAGTTTACCATTTACTAATTTCTTACTGTAAATTGTTGCGTAGGGTCCCGGGCCAAGGGGCAATATGGGTCCATTCAGGGGCACCCAGCCGCCGTACGAATGTGTCAACGGGTCCCATGGCAAGCTCCAGTGTCCCAACGACGCTACTTTAGGTACTCCAATGGCAAGCGGGGCCGGTCCAAAGCCGTAATTTACTGGAGTTAGTAAAGGTAGCGGCTGAATAGGAACCAAAGGTAACGTGGATGTTGGCCCTAGCGGTATTTGGGTTAGCGGTGCTATCACTTTGTGCTGCAACGGGGTGGGGTGGACGTTCGGTCCTAGTCGTTTAACGACGGCGCTGAAGCCCGTCAGATCGTCAGCCTTGTAGTCAACGACGCGGAGACTCCCGTCGGGTTCGACGAGGGAGTAAGAGCCTTTGACTAAGTTGCCGTCTCTCGCCTCCCACTGCGCCTTGTTGTCTTTCGTGACGATGTCGTTCACTGCATAGTCGAAGGCGTAACGTGGATGATGATCCTGgcaacataatttattattcttATGCGTTTCGTTTCATATAACAAGTTTCTGGCATACAGTacggtggatacaggccgcttccaagCGAAGcaactggccctataccacgaagtgcaaaactcgaacttcgtatgttgccgtcctgctgacgcttatgtcatttaatacccgagtgaaagggacggtgcaatacgaacttcgatttgcgagtttcgtagtagcccatttGGATgtgtatgggggaggcctatgtccaacagtggacgtcctacggctgatatgatgattattatgataACCGCTACAGTTTAAAGGCGTTGATGCTGTATTTACCGCGTCTGTACTTACCACGGTACCGATTATAGAAGCTGCTGGAATGACACCGCTTGAAACTGTGGCTGCTAGTAGCGCCAGAGTTAATGTTGTCTGAAAAAGTATCAAACTGTGAAACAACTTCTGCTACATGCCCTCGCTTAGGTTTTGCTGCATCCTTTTATAAATTAACCTTTATAAATTACTAGTTGTTATTCGCGACTTTGTttgcgaataattcgtttatcccgcGCCCTTGGAGACAAAtagttttttcgaaataaaattatcCTATTATTTACTGTGGCATTCTAATATGATGCATGCACAATTTAATGGCAATTAGTTCAATAGTTAAGGTGAGAGATcagataaaacaaacaaaatcgcTTTCGCATATTAGTAGGGATTTTAtgactgaataataataaaggttTCTGAGAcagttggcgctagtattgtGTGATACATTTGACGACTTTAATATTTGAGCCATGTTTGTTATtggttaaatatataaaatgagCTTATCATAAGCAAGACtgtacgatactaacgccatctagcgaaattTCACGTGTCTAGAAAcccttattataaaaaatatatatagaatcATGACAGTAAATTACCCTTATAACCCTCGTCATGTTCGCTTTCGTCTGTGAGCCGATCGAATGcaatgttaattttttaaaatgcaTTTACCTTTTATACGGGCGTGCACGGTAGACGCACCCTGAAAAAAACCAGCGCGACCTGTCTTGCTGCTCTGGTGGAATTTCGGATAGTGTAATGCGTATTCGACCCATGCGCGCGTGCCTGTCGGTAATTAGTACCACTTTATAGATATATACCTAGGTATTGTACGAATAAATTGTGTGAATGAGATGCATtttcattgtttgttttgtacgaTTAAGATTAGCCATATTGCGTAGATATGTCTTTGTTTAGGCATGTTAAGATCGCTTGAACTACActtgatttttatatttctatttagttttgtttgcCTTTTGCTTTTGGCAGATAACGTTAGTTGGTGACTCGAGTTGACTGACACACGCGACCAGTGCAGGCTAGAAACTATATTTATGTAACTTATAAACTGctagttaataaaatatacatgtaGAACCATAACTGTTACATCGGTATTAAATTAACACACGTGTAATTAATAATCGAGCAGTGTTCAATTGTTCAAACATATagctttattttcattatttaacgGTCCTCCGTAACTAATATTTCGAGCCAAACTATCTTATTTTCATTGGTTATGGTTATGTGGCATATTaatgcaatgttctgccgtgcagcactagcacaaaccgttgaatgttttaaatgtactttaaatgaCAGCAGGAtgccataatataatattatttcaatttaatatttggAATTATAGCTctatcgatagtaacgatagagctatatttccaaatcAATAATCGATGAGAatgtcatgttattttgttactaataaatatgacatgatccgtcatggcgaaaAAGtgtaaagagaactgacgttgtcattgCGTTGTCATTAgagtttgtgctagtgtcgccccctgcgcagagctttgcctaatattccctattgtcaATCAACGGCTCGTCATCATATAAATGTAAAGTGTAATTTTTAACTCGAGACATAATAGTAATATGCTGTTACATTTACGGTAATGTGTAACGGGTGTTAAAATTAACTacgttaaatttaaagttaacttCCATAATGCTAACGAAAGACCTTTAGTGcggacttaaaaaaaacttgattg
This portion of the Choristoneura fumiferana chromosome 14, NRCan_CFum_1, whole genome shotgun sequence genome encodes:
- the LOC141435221 gene encoding uncharacterized protein, with protein sequence MASVHFVRSLENLVSNMNTYFAATCLLAFAAVAAANPPATLSYLPYATVEKIPNPSYGFNYAVNDPSTGDNKGQWETRDGDVVRGAYSLVEPDGNVRLVEYTADSVHGFNAVVKRTGPNVHSIGLPVAAPIVHAPIAHAPIAHAPIAPIVPVAPIAAIDPEPIVHSPLITPVIDTAPIIAPYDVYPILPPAPSPWVHLSGATYGHKGNIVRRWTAGPISLDGHKLTIRTKH
- the LOC141434916 gene encoding uncharacterized protein, translating into MTRVIRTTLTLALLAATVSSGVIPAASIIGTVDHHPRYAFDYAVNDIVTKDNKAQWEARDGNLVKGSYSLVEPDGSLRVVDYKADDLTGFSAVVKRLGPNVHPTPLQHKVIAPLTQIPLGPTSTLPLVPIQPLPLLTPVNYGFGPAPLAIGVPKVASLGHWSLPWDPLTHSYGGWVPLNGPILPLGPGPYATIYSKKLVNGKLVKWATGPISLAGRKLVLKTKH